ACTTCGACACCTCGGTCGGTGTTTACTAGCACGCTATCTCCGCGAAGGCAGGGAATCAAGCGGTTTGAGCCAACTCGACTCACGTGCCCCATGACGCCGTATCGGACTAGGCAACTATAGATGCCGTCATCTTTTTCAGGGCTCGCTGCTTCCACGAAGTCGATTAGGACGACATTGCCTTCAACACTAACTGGGTACTGTCGTAGGTTTTTTCCGCCTGGCTCCAAGCACTGACCGGTCGCGACGTTGAATTGCCAACCATGCCAGGGACACGTAATGACAGTATCGTTTAACTGGCCAGCCCCCACGGGACCGTCGCGATGTGTGCAGTGGTTGTCGATCGCATAAATCGTGCCATTAAGATTGAACAGGGCGATGCGCCGGTCGTCCACGCTACATAGCTTCCGCGTTCCCGGCCGGAGTTGATCCAATTCAGCAACTTTGACCAGTTTCGTTGTCATAGCAGGTTGGCCGAAGCGTCAGGAAAGCTGTTGGTTTGGGTCGGAGTAAAACCTCGACCAATGGCCATATTGTTTCATCAGTTTCTTGTGCAGCTGAACGAACATCACGGCTTCGGGAAGATTGGTGCAAAGTTGACTTGCCGTCGTTTCGGGGGCAAAGCCTAACCACAATCCCAAGAACACTTCCAAAACTCCGTCCATTGTTTCCTGAAACTCATCGGCACTGGAACACGATTGACGGACTTTTCTCACCAACGTTTGTATTTCTTCTCGCAGCGCTTCGGGAAGGCGATCAGGTGCACGGCAGAGCCTTTTAAGCGTCTTGAATGTTTTACTTGTACTTCGCCCTTTCATCGATGTTTCTCCGTTTACCGAATCGCAAAGGCCGTGATTATGTCCGTAGCACACAAAACGCTGTTCGAGGCACAAGTCGCCATCGTTCGGCGAGTTTTTCATTTTCGTTTAACCGCACACGCGCTGGATACAGCACACGCTTTGGCACACAGCGAGCAGCCACCTTGACCCGCGGCTTCTTCGGTGCCGCAGCCGGGACCACATCCTTGAGCCAGCGTCTCCGAGAATTTACGGAACTGGGCAGCGGCGTCGTACACTTCGGCTAATTCCGAAGTGATTGCCTCGACTTCCGGCGTGACTTCGCCTAGGAAATAGAAAAACAGCGACCGTCCGTCGAACAAATGCTCCACGTCCAGCAATGTGGCCGCAATGCCACGCTCTGCCAGCCGGGCCGTGCAGGCATCCAGAGCCTTTTGGCGGTTTTTCTCCAGTCGAGCTTCGAGCAGTTCGTCCTCAATCGTCATGCCGCGCAAAATCGAGCCGTCAGAATTGCCGCGTGCGATTGGCGCATTCAATTCAATTTCCCGCTCATCTGCCGGACCAAGCACTTCGCCGGTTTCCAAACCCCGGCTAGTACGCAAGATCACGCGGCTGCCGCGTGGATACGAGACGGCATCAACCGACGTAAATCGGCCGACGTGTCCCATCGCTGCGATACGTACAAAATGATGCCTAGACATTTGAATCAATTGTATCCGATTGTTTGTAATCGACCCTAGTCCCAAGCATTCGCATCGCTCCGTAACGAACGACAAAGTTGACCATCAAGCAGATACCTGACAATAAATCCCAGCAAACAAGTTCGCTCCTCCATAGAGTGCAAACAGACCGACCGATCCGTCGTGGGATCAAAAGGAGCGCTGCATCGCTTGTTGCTTCAATTAATCTTCAACTCGGGGCGACTGGATTCCGGCCATGTTGTCTTTGCCACCATCGCCACAGCGCGATCGGCGCAAAGCACAATGCGACAACGCCAAATAACCAG
The window above is part of the Pirellulales bacterium genome. Proteins encoded here:
- a CDS encoding Rieske 2Fe-2S domain-containing protein; its protein translation is MTTKLVKVAELDQLRPGTRKLCSVDDRRIALFNLNGTIYAIDNHCTHRDGPVGAGQLNDTVITCPWHGWQFNVATGQCLEPGGKNLRQYPVSVEGNVVLIDFVEAASPEKDDGIYSCLVRYGVMGHVSRVGSNRLIPCLRGDSVLVNTDRGVEVGEVLEAPSSVTGNTSKTRPAGELLRVMSEEDQREQQRLDITNQSILQMCSEFIAARELSITVIDVEQLFDGETIIVHYLGEPTEKLGPVAVELSDAAGNRRVQFQRIE
- a CDS encoding PSP1 C-terminal domain-containing protein → MGHVGRFTSVDAVSYPRGSRVILRTSRGLETGEVLGPADEREIELNAPIARGNSDGSILRGMTIEDELLEARLEKNRQKALDACTARLAERGIAATLLDVEHLFDGRSLFFYFLGEVTPEVEAITSELAEVYDAAAQFRKFSETLAQGCGPGCGTEEAAGQGGCSLCAKACAVSSACAVKRK